The sequence below is a genomic window from Prinia subflava isolate CZ2003 ecotype Zambia chromosome 11, Cam_Psub_1.2, whole genome shotgun sequence.
ATTTGCCAATCTCTGTCCCATTTGTCAGGCCCTGACAAACACCTAAAATGAAAGATTTCAAACCCATGTgtttcagaaatgcaggaaaaaggaTTTGTGGAGGACTCAGAGCTGTTTCCGAagctgaagaagcagaaaagggcCCTGAGCTGAGCCCATCTCTGCCGAGGCAATGTGCAACTCAGGAAGGGACACGACACCTTTAATTTTCTCACTTCTGTCATCTTCAGCAAGACATGGATGATGAAGGAGCAATAATGtcacatttctatttttataacTTCTCCTGTATTAATGAGAAATTCCAAAGGCAGCATCTCACCAGGTATGGTTCTTGTGAACAGCTCCTCCAAAGGCTCGGTGCTGTGAAGTTGGGGAGATTGGCTCAGCCCCAGGTGCCTGGGAGGTTTCCCTGCTCTGACTCACTGTGGCCTCTGGACTTGATTTCCAAACCTTGGACCAGATACTGTGCCCACTGTGCTTCTGTTCACCACTACCTTTTAGGAGAAGTGTTCCTTAACCATTCAGTACCAAACAGGGATAACAGGACACCAGCCATTTTCATCATGTCCTCAGCAAGACCTGAAACTCCAAAGAAAATCCACAAAGACTGAATTAGGACTTTTCCCCACCCCTCAGGATACTTTCAATCCTCCTCTACCCCATGGTCTGTATCATGCCCCCATCCTTTCCCATCTGGGTGTTTGCTGCGTGTgctctgttcctgtgctggcccCATGAGCTGGCAGTTCACTGAGTCATAGTGAAGAGCCTGTTTTATCCGAGGAAAGAGATTCCTTTTTGTATTCCAATatcctgcctgctgctgagtGCTGGGTTGAGTGTCTGAAAGCAATCGTGCCTGCACACTGGAGCAGAGTCAGCATGTCTGGGAGCTCAGGCTTGTGTACGGAGCTGCCTCTGACTCTTCCCAGCGGAATGAAGGATTAGCAGGACAATGCCAAGCAAAACCCCAAGATGTGCAGGTGCTCTCTGTGACAGGTGGGGGCTTTTTCCACCCCTGCTCATGCAGGGGAAGAGGGAGCTGTGGCTTCCCCTTGGGTTTCAGAGCATAAGGAACTCCACCCATTGCCCCTTCTGAGATGGTCCACTGGAAAGGGAGCTGGCCCAGCCCTTTCTGTAGGGCCAGCAAAGGGGCACTGCCAAGGAAAATGGAGCAAAAAGGGATCATTGTGTGAGTGGCAGTGGgatgctcagcagagctgtggatgTGTCCGTGCATCCTCCCCACATGCACATCTGTAGTGCCTGGACTGTGGTCGTGCTGTCCTTCTGCCACTgctgttcttttccttctgttctttcaTGGAGAAGCAAATGAATGTTGTCCTCTagcccagggaggggaggaagggccTTATGTTCAATTTTGTGTAAAACGTGTCCAGCTCTTGGAATATTGtgtttaaaacaacaacaagagGAAAGCCCATGTACTCAGCTGAAATACCTGTCCTTGCCTCTGCCCAGGGATGGTTCTGACCCCAACCTTTCCCATTCCTCTTGGCCAAAAACAATCCGAAGCTTGATCAAGGCAGAAAATTAATAGGATGACTTGTTGCAAGCAGTGTGTCTGGTTAATGAATTCTCTAGAATATTGTTCAACATCTGGTGAATGTACgacatttttgtgtgttttatattttgatttttgtcctTTGGAAGTGCACACCTTGAAGGCACAAACTGCTCTTCAGGAAAACCCTGCTGCCAAGTCTGATTCTCCCCTTACTGGGGAGTCAGGCATTCCTAGGCAGGAAGAGATGGAAATCAGCTGTGATGGATTTTAGAGTACCCTGTTTGTAAACAATTCTACTGGAAGCAGTGGGAAAGGTGTGTAGTGGCATGAGCAGGGCAGCAACTTGTGGAACAAGCTTCCTGGATTTTTCCAGGCCGGTGCAGATTGGTTATCCTGGGTGAGAGCTGTTAGAGCAGGCTGTGCACTGCTCCATTTGTGGGCTCTCAGCACTGGGGACGCCTCCAGCCCCAAGCTGAGGTGCAGACTGACGTAGCTGCTTTTAAATTGTCTTTTATTCACAGTGATAAAGGCTGGTGGCCTTTCcatctgctgggctgggggatggAGACACACAGTTTTTGTCAGGTTTTTCCAGGTGATTTTTATGCAGTGTTTTGCAGGACTGTGCTAACTGTTCCACTTGGCTGGCTGGCTGCATTTTTAACCTCACTGCCTAAATTGCTGCTCTGTCAGAATGGttgctgctgatttttttctttcctccctcagAATTTGGGAGTTTGTTTAATAATTTCTTCCAGAGCAAagctctgctttgcttctcCCACCTTCTCCCACAACTCAAAGCTTGGGCACTTTTCCTGAAGCCAGAAATGTTTTGTAGGGAGCAGAACTCATCTTTGGCAGCAAGAAGTGGGATGTCTCACAGTGTCTTTGGTCATGCAGAGAACACAGAACTGCCCTAGCAAGTAGCAAACCATTGAGGGCTTATTTCCTCTCCCTACCATTGTtcaaacacagcttttcttttagggggagtatttttttccctttgagtTGCTGTGTCCTCATGAAGCCTCTCTCCAAGCCCTCCCTGGAGCCAGCACTGGCAGCCCACTGCGGGAGCAGCAGTGCATTAACCGCCACAGCAACCTGGCACCTTTCGGATATGGTTCACTTGCAGAGCATTAAACATCTCAGCCTTGCTTCAGTGTCAGGAGATCTCCTTCCTCTTCACCCCTACCATCTGCACTCTTTCTGTGATGACAAGTATCTGGGGAAAACTGTTTTTGTGAAACACTTGACATCCAGCATGACTTTCTTGTCCTAGTGGTTCATGTCAGAGAGCCTTTAAATTTCCTCTAGTAATGTgattttttgtctcttttttttctgttctttgtggCTTGTCAGAGTTGCTGCCCATTGTCtgcagaaggagaggaaaaatgtatttttcagcttGCTCATCCCTTTAtttgctggaggagcagcagcaaactgGTTGCAGCAATCCTTCAGTGCAGGGAGCTGGCGGTGAATCGAGGTGCTGTGGGTCTTTCAGCAGCTGggatgaaggaaaaataaatgtagatTAAATTCTTCTGGAGGTGTGCTGGAATTGTAGCTCCCCTAAAGCAATTTGGTCCTGGCAGTCATCAGGCTGAATGTGGCTAGGAATAAAAAAGTCAATATCTGTAGGAGTCCCTGTTGGCTGGGAGTGGAGCaggtgggagaggggctgcaggctcctggctctgccacagTTCCTGCATCTCAGTGGAGCTCGGGTGaatccccacctggctgggtCCCCACAGACACCTCAGCGATGCTGGGGTGTCCTAGTCTGGGACAGGAACGATGCCTCCAAGCCTGGCCCTGAACTGCTGCTCTCACAAGGGCTGCTCCAAGGTAGGGAAAGGGGTGtttgctgccagctgggctgggcagagctgatCTGATGCCACCAGAGCATGGCAGGGGCCCAGGTGCCTCTCCCATTGGGGCTTCAGCAGTGGCACCACCCTGTGGGTCTTGGCCACGTTATCCTGGAGAAACATCTCTTCCTTTATGAAGTGAGGAACCTTAGAAGTGAGAGGCTGatgtttgcttttcagtctgTTCCTCCCATTGGTAGCAGTCTCCAAGTAGCTGTGGAGAGAGGGTCTGTCTAGTCAAACACATCAGATCACAAACTGCACAGAGGGAGTTAATCTGCAGGAGCCCTCCCTGGTGCCTCTcccccctgcctgcctgctcagCTGAGGGCAGCTTTCAGCTCTTCTGTGTGGAAACTGGGGCATCTCTGAACCAGCTTCTTTCATCTGCTTCTGAAAGGCCTTACATCGTCCTGCTTAACATTttgaagggttattttggcaGTAAAAACAAGAGCATTGTAGGTTGGGATGAGCTGTCTCTGGGAGGTAACCCTGCCTTTGCACTGCCCTCTGTTTTCAGGGCTGTGACAAGGTGAGCTGTCTACTGTCTCTATAGATTGGGCAGCACTCTGAAAAGGACAGGTatgttttcttttgatgttCTGTCCATTTTCATGGGAGCTGTCCTACAATGTGCTTGAAGATGAAGCTGAGATCAGCGCATCTGTTTGTATCAGCTCGgaccccagcagggccaggaggtgCCTCTCTGGGACCAGTAATTCCCATCACCAAAATTTCCAATGAGAAATTCTGCCGTGAGTGGCAGTAtttcaactaaaaaaaaatatttgactgTAAATACATAAATGCTGTACATTCAGTAGCCAGAAACTCTTCgttcctgattttattttttattttggtcaGTCTTTATCACCCACTGAAACAAAGCTTGTCTTTGTTCTGAACAATTGGTGGGATGTATGTGTGttcacacacgcacacacacacacacacacagacatttttcttcaacacatataaaatatatgtatataatgtGTGTAGTTTATGTGTCTGGGGTAAGGGAGGCAAAATGCACAAGAAGTGTGCTACTGTTGCCAGGTGTGAGGTAgctttgcagggctgtgcctgccctgttCATTGCACAGCACAACCTCTTTGGATGGCAGGGCAGGTTGCTGGTGCCCTGGAGCTCCCTTTGGATGGAAGCCAGGTTGCTGGTGCCCTGGAGCTCCCTTTGGATGGCAGCAGGTTGCTGGTGCCCTGGAGCTCCCTTTGGATGGAAGCCAGGTTGCTGGTGCCCTGGAGCTCCCTTTGGATGGCAGCAGGCTGCTGACATGCTGTGGTTCTGTCCCTCAGGAGGAGGCGGTCCCCGCGGCGCAGGGCCGCCGGTCGTCGCTCAGCGGGGTGTGCTACCTGACCATGGGCCTCCtcgtgctgctgctggggctggtcTTTGCATCGATGTACGTGTACAGATACTTCTTCATCACCCAGGTAGGAGTGACTTGGGAAGCGCTTCTGGCTCCATCAGCCCGAGCAGCCGGACCACCTTTGGGAGAGGTGCTGCGGGTTTTTGCTGCCCTGCGCTGTGGTGACTcaggagccaggctgctgggcactgcagatGAGACATTTCTTAAGTGCTATGCTCAGGCTGACCTCCATCCCTGATGCCAGGAAGGGCCTTCCAGAAACCCTCTCCTTCCTTTatggctttgttttgctttctttttaactgCATAAAAATATCCTGTCAGTTGTACCCCACATCACTGCTGTCCGGGATATGGCAATCTGAAAGCATGGCTTGTGAGGGGAGAGCAAGCCTGGAGAGAACAGGGGGTAGAGGCAAGGGAACAGCTTTTTGCAGTAGGTTTTGTAGGCTCTAGAACAGAAGAACTCTGTAGGTGTGACAAAAATAGGTGCTGCTATTAATAAAGCAAGCAGAGATGTAAGAACTAAGTGGGAGATGAGGTAGAAAGTGAGTCCTCAAACTCCATTAAATTCAGCACCTTTTCTTCCATGTAGTCTTTGCAAAACCTGACCTGGCCTGGCCAAGGCactgggctggcagcactgtggaGGGTCAGAACATAGGAAATGAAAGggggcagagctgctttttAAGGAGGAGACTGCTGAGCTCTGGCTTGCTGAGTGTTTAGCCAAGAAAGCCCACAGCACTGATTTGCACCAGAGCCCTCGTTGTGTTGTGGAGTGGCCATTAGTGAATGAGTTCTCCCAggactgctgctgcctccatctctgcaggcagcacttATCCACTCAGCAGAAGAGTCTTTTTATATAATCCTTTTGTCCATAAATTTCCTTGCTGTCAAATTAATTTGTAGTCTTTGTTTCAAGAATCATCAGTGCTTTATTACACGCTCTCATTTACACCTGACCTGGAAATGCTGTGGCAGCCCTAGGGCTGCTCCCccctcacacacagccctgtcccaggtGAGGGGACCTGTCACAAGGTTTTTGGTGGAGGCACTTCCTTCCCTAGGAGAAGCAGCCCTGTCCCAGGTGAGGGGACCTGTCACAAGGTTTTTGGTGGAGGCACTTCCCTAGGAGAAGCAGCCCTAGCcctgagggaggccctggcagggacacctcccaggTTGTTcagagggcagcagctcctgttttgCTGTGAGGTGACTCCAATTAGTTTTGCTGCATTTGCCACTCCAGGCTACAAGGGCATCTAGAAACAATGCTGTACTCAGCCCAAGCTTCTGTCCCTCCTGTAGAAAAATGCAGTTACTGGAAGCCATGGCTATGGAGGGATGTGAACAGCCTGGTGAAATAAAATAGCTTGCAGGCAGTCAGTCTGCCTTTCTGAATTACTCCTCATGAAAGCTGGCAGGGAATTCTTTATTCCCTTTCGACCTGGCTAGCATGATGTGAGATGTGATCATTTCACAAGCGTAGTTTGCATTAGGTTCACCGAGAATGTTCTCTGTAAAAAGATTGATCTTAAAATATCTTCAAGCATGTGATGAATGTTTTAGCCAGCAGGGGTACATTCCTGCCCATGTTTGCTGTAGCTGTCGGGGGGTGTGTGTGTTGTACCCCTGCCTGGATCTGTCCCCACAGCTTCCCCGTGAGAGCGTGTTCCACTGCGGTGTCCTGTATGAAGACTCGCTGTACTCGCCCTTCaaagggcagctggagctgcatgAAGATGTCAAGATCTACATTGAGGAGAACTATGAGCAAATCAATGTCCCAGTGCCCCAGTTTGGAGGGAGTGACCCTGCGGACATCATCCACGATTTCCAGCGCGTAAGGAGCTCCTGGGGCCTTTGggggcacagcaggggctgagctgggtgcACCAGCTCCGTGTTTGTGGCCTAGCACTGTCGCTGTTGTCACATTCCTGAGCCGTCCTCCTGCCCAAGGCAGGTTTTTCCAACCCTCTACTTGCTTGCTTGGGAGGTTTGTTTAGTGCAGTTTCCTGTCTTCCCCGAATTCCCTCTTCTCACCCATTTCCAGTCCCAGTTCACTGCAGAGGGTTCAGCTGTGTAACTCGTGTGCTTGGAACACAGGGTCTGACGGCGTACCATGACATAACGCTGGACAAGTGCTACGTCATCGAGCTGAACACCACCATCGTGATGCCTCCTCGCAacctgtgggagctgctggtcaACGTGAAGGtacagctgcagccctgcctgttcTGCAGGCTTCCCTTGGGttggcagctcctgggaaatCAAAACTGCTGGCTGGGGAAATAAGCCTTGGCCCTGAGTCTTCATGTAGAGTGAAGGCTTCAGCAGGTTTAGCTGAAATAACAAttctgcagacagcacagtAAGGCTGGCATGATGATTAGCCTGACCAGGGAgacacagagaagcagcagactCCTTCCCTCTGGTGTTTACTGATTGTAGGaatcaagggaaaaaagaaaaaattccttcttttcacCCTCCTGGGGTTTGCACTGTGGTTGCCAGTTGCAGAGCTCTAAGTGTCCCTTGGGAAGGAATAGGCCTTCAGCATTcacttttttggggggaaatctcttctgccctccctgctggcctGCAGCACCAGGCTTGGGCTCATGCAGTTGTGCTAACAGCCAGCATTAACTGGGTTTAGTACCAGCAATTTTGTTTAGTTCAGAAGCCCGCTGAAAGCAGCCATCTTAAAATAGAATACTATTTAATCttctcagcaggaaaaaagcacAGGATTTTTCACACTACAAAAAGTACATACCTGTCCCAGTCTTCTGCAGGTAAATCAAGGCACTGGGCCTGGGTCTTTAATCACTCCTGTGAGCGTCTGTTTAAAAGAAAGGGGACAAAAAGACCGTCTGATTCTTACTCTTTCTTAAATTCCCTCTGCTCACTTCCTGCTATGTGCAGTGTGGTGAACTTTGCAGCAGTTAAGCTCAGAGGCAAACAGTTATGCCTGGAGAGATGCCTGATCTCCAGTCCCTGTCAAACTCCCAGTTTGTTTCCTAGCAGTCCTACATTTCATGCTCTGTGACTGTTTGGCAAATGTGCTGGGAACCCCGCTGGGGTACAACACACATCTACTTACAACCCGCTCCAGACCTGTCACAGCTTCTGACCGTGGCAGGTGACCAGTCCCTGAGGCagagggaaatggaaaaggcaggattgcacaagctgagagaaaacAACTGAGATTGGGAGTGCTGGTCACATCCTAAAATAACAGACGTAAACTCACGATCAGTGAAAATTATGCATTGTCattgaatttaaaaaaggaacaacAATACAATTAAAGTGGTCTTATGTGCTTGAAGAGCCCAAACCAGATGTGGGTTTAAATAACCTCCTGATTATTGAGATGGGTGTCCAGTAGTGTTCAGTCTGTCTGTGGAGGCTTTAACCTGTACCTTAGAGACATTGTTTTAAAGTGGCTAGCTTGGTTTTGGGCTCAGAAAAGTTTTGCACCACGAGGACAGTGAAGCAGTGGAACAGGGTGCGCAGGGAGGTTGTGTGGCCTCCTTGAAATTCTTGAAGGTTTTCAAGACCAGATGGGATAAAGTCCTGaggtccctccccagctgaATTAGCTGTGATCCTGTGGGCCTGTGATCTTCATGGCCTCATGTAGGGGGGGCAGATCAGGCAGGAAGCTCAAGtttcttcctgctgcagggagagtcTTTATGACCTCATGACTTTCCCCGCTCCTCAGAAGTGCTGCTTTTTGGATTCAGGGTGAGCTTTGTTAGTCCTTGGACTTTGAGACTTCTGCCTTCTCTGCATCTCTGAATGCAGTCAAGTCCCTAATGAACGAGACTAATTCCCAGCAGAAAGTCGAGTTTTGGTGTTCAGTGTTCAGGAACTGCAGTCCTGTTTCTAGAATCAAATCACAGTCCAGCAAATAACACCAGTGGTTGGCTCCAGCAGactggggcagcacagggagttGGAGAACCTCCTTTGCtcttccctcccagccagctTGGTGCCAAGGTGCCCCCTTGCAGAGTGGCTGCACCTACTTCTTTCAGGCTTTATTCTGCACAGGTGTTACAGTTCAGTGACCAGGCCTGCATCAGGTGTCTGACATAAAAGGATGGAGGGATGCTCCCcccatgcagcagcaggagactgGAGGTGACCCAGTTAAATGATGGATGATCCACATCTCTTGCAGAACACAAGATGCTCAGAGCTTTAGCTTGCTGAAACTTCTTGGCAGAGACTTGAAGGTATTGTCCTTGTTGCACAGTCCTGCCATGGAGGAGTGGTGATTCCCCCTTCACCTGCCACAGCTATTTCAGTCTGAGACACTGAAGAAACTGCCTTGTGTGCTCATGTCTGTCTCTCTGAGCCCTCTCTCCAGGCCAAGGGTACAGCACAtcctgagccccagccctggctgtcaccatgacagcccctgccaggaacTGCTCGTATGTCACAGCCCCCCTGCCTTCTCCCCCTGAGAATCAATAATGGAATTTCTTGCAGAACTGTTGTGTTAGTGCAGTACAAACTGGCACTAATTGTCTAATCCTGCAATGTTAGAGGACAGCCTTATTGATccacctggctgtgccagcccagcagctcagcactgagTTAAGGTAGTGTGTTTCCAGGTATGTCTCTGTGGAGGTAACCAGTCCTGGGAAACAGAAGTGGTGATATTTGAAATGGTGCTGCTATTGCTTGCTTTTCACCTTGATTATGCTTATCTTGGCCCCAGGGTCTGAtagttcttttatttctttgactCTTCTTAAGGAAAGGGACCAGAGGTGATTCTTTGCTTCATGATCTAGTTACCATCTACTCACAAGTGCCCCCGACCCAAGCTGCACTTTTTACACAGCTGTTTGTTGCTACAGCAATGTCCAAACATGAAAGATGCCCTGAGCACCTGGGAATGAGCTTGCAGAGAGTCTCCAGTGCTGAGCTGAACTCCTTCCCGCAGGGCAAGATGTGACCTCCATCTCTGGGGGGCACATAGAAACCCCATTTTTTCCATACCCTGGTAGCTTTCTGCCGTGACACCTCACTCATCACCCTGGTCTTCATAGTGACCTCTACCCCAACACCAGGGATGTCACTGCCCCAGACATTCCTGGAACAATGAAGGTGTGTGGAGAGCTCAGTTCTGCTCTGAATGTGGTGCCCATGGCCCATTTCTAGTGCCCATTCCTGTGGGCAGTAAGGGCAGGACATCATTGTGGTTGTGCTGAGTGGaccagagaggagagggaaatgtTGGAATCTGAACTGGGCTGGTGGTTTTGGGTTTAGCCTTTTAAAGTAAATGTAGAACACATATTTCAGTGGAGTTCCTGGAATTTTGGATAAGCTTTTATTTCACTCCAGATGGGTTTGTTGTACTCTCAGAGTTACAGTTTTGGGCATCCTGCTCTAAAATTTGGGTCAGTTTATAACAGGGTTGATCCTACACTGACTTCACCCCTTATGTGAACGTTCCATTTTTGGATCTAATCTGGTTTGTGTGCACTGTGCTAGTAGCAAGGGACAG
It includes:
- the ITM2C gene encoding integral membrane protein 2C — encoded protein: MVKIGVQQPPAALKPDKEKEKAAGGDGVAGAVLLPPGAEEAVPAAQGRRSSLSGVCYLTMGLLVLLLGLVFASMYVYRYFFITQLPRESVFHCGVLYEDSLYSPFKGQLELHEDVKIYIEENYEQINVPVPQFGGSDPADIIHDFQRGLTAYHDITLDKCYVIELNTTIVMPPRNLWELLVNVKKGTYLPQTYIIQEEMIATEHVSDMEQLGSFIYRLCSGKETYRLRRRGARRRISRREAGNCHRIRHFENTFVVETVICQKS